GGGGCGCCTGCGCCTCGTGGGGCTGCGTCCAGGCCGCCAAGCCCAATCCGACCCAGGCGACGCCGATCGACAAGGTCATCACCGGCAAGCCGATCATCAAAGTGCCGGGCTGTCCGCCGATCGCCGAGGTCATGACCGGGGTCATCACTTACATCACCACCTTCGGCCGCCTGCCCGAACTCGACCGTCAGGGCCGGCCTCAGATGTTCTATTCCCAGCGCATTCATGACAAATGCTACCGCCGCCCGCATTTCGACGCCGGCCAGTTCGTCGAGCATTGGGACGACGAAAACGCCCGCCAGGGCCGCTGCCTCTACAAGATGGGCTGCAAGGGGCCGACCACCTATAACGCCTGCTCGACCGTGCGCTGGAACAACGGCCTGTCCTTCCCCATTCAGTCCGGCCATGGCTGCATCGGCTGTTCGGAAGACGATTTCTGGGACAAGGGGCCGTTCTACAAGCGGCTGTCCAACATCAACCAGTTCGGGATCGAAGCCAACGCCGACAAGATTGGCTTCGCGGTCGCCGGAGCCGTGGGCGTGGGCGTCGCGGCCCATGCCGCCGTCACCGCCGTCGGCCGGGTGACAGCCAAGCACGACGACAAGGCGCCGCCCAAGGCCTGAGCGCTTATCGTCAATGCGAAGGCCGGCGGAGATCGCCTCCCCGTCTCCGCCGGCCTTAACAACCAGATCCGAGGAAATCACCCATGGGCGTCCAGACACCGAACGGTTTCACTCTCGACAATTCCGGCAAGCGCATCGTCGTCGATCCGGTCACCCGCATTGAAGGCCATATGCGCGTGGAGGTGAATGTCGATTCCGACAATGTCATCCGCAACGCCGTCTCGACCGGCACGATGTGGCGCGGCATCGAGGTCATCCTGCGCGGCCGCGATCCGCGCGACGCCTGGGCCTTCACCGAGCGGATCTGCGGCGTCTGCACCGGCACCCATGCGCTGACCTCGGTGCGCGCCGTCGAGGACGCGCTCCAGATCAAGATTCCGGAAAACGCCAATTCGATCCGCAATCTGATGCAGCTCACCCTGCAGGTGCATGACCATATCGTGCATTTTTACCACCTGCATGCGCTCGACTGGGTCGATGTGGTGTCGGCGCTTTCGGCCGACCCCAAGGCGACCTCGGCTCTGGCGCAGTCGATCTCGCCCTGGCCTTTGTCCTCGCCGGGCTATTTCAAGGACCTGCAAGGCCGGCTGAAGCGTTTCGTCGAATCCGGCCAGCTCGGCCCGTTCAAGAACGGCTATTGGGGCAGCAAGGCCTATCTCCTGCCGCCCGAGGCCAATCTGATGGCGGTGGCGCATTATCTGGAGGCGCTCGATTTCCAGAAGGAGATCGTGAAGATCCACACCATTTTCGGCGGCAAGAACCCCCATCCGAACTGGCTGGTCGGCGGCGTGCCGTGCCCGATCAATGTCGATGGCGTCGGCGGCGTCGGCGCGATCAATATGGAGCGGTTGAATTACGTCACCGAGATC
This genomic interval from Candidatus Rhodoblastus alkanivorans contains the following:
- a CDS encoding hydrogenase small subunit; this encodes MAVAETFYDVIRRQGVTRRSFTKFCSLTAASMGLGATGAAKVAQALETRPRVPVIWMHGLECTCCSESFIRSAHPLVKDVILSMISLDYDDTIMAAAGFQADAILKETREKHKGQYILAVEGNPPLNEGGMFCIDGGRPFVEKLKEMAEDASAIIAWGACASWGCVQAAKPNPTQATPIDKVITGKPIIKVPGCPPIAEVMTGVITYITTFGRLPELDRQGRPQMFYSQRIHDKCYRRPHFDAGQFVEHWDDENARQGRCLYKMGCKGPTTYNACSTVRWNNGLSFPIQSGHGCIGCSEDDFWDKGPFYKRLSNINQFGIEANADKIGFAVAGAVGVGVAAHAAVTAVGRVTAKHDDKAPPKA